Proteins from a single region of Sebastes umbrosus isolate fSebUmb1 chromosome 8, fSebUmb1.pri, whole genome shotgun sequence:
- the b3galt8 gene encoding beta-1,3-galactosyltransferase 2, producing MRTSYWRLVKLLSVSVVLFLSVHVLVSRKHPPKPISPLPVEEYRLISPETYQYHLNQPAVCKDRPRAPFLVFMVPVAPLEVLAREAIRKTWGAPGEDTLTLFYVGLPDGGQVSSSIQAELEEESRTHGDIIQMNFQDSYQNLTIKTMMMMNWLATHCPDASYAMKVDADVFVNVFHLIRRLRRSPRQGFITGSLISDGRPRRDGNSKWHVSEELYPEDSFPPYVSGAGYVFSADLAARISWASRFVRMIPLEDVYVGLCLRVLNVRPVYSLSLLTFRNLFEIRQLEYDRCTFVGLVIANRFKPSQLLHMWQDFSKGHSSCYQVFHR from the coding sequence ATGAGAACTTCTTACTGGAGGTTAGTGAAGTTACTCTCTGTCTCAGTGGtgctcttcctgtctgtccatGTCCTAGTGAGTAGAAAACATCCGCCCAAGCCAATAAGTCCACTTCCGGTGGAGGAGTACCGCCTCATCTCCCCTGAGACATACCAGTATCACCTCAACCAGCCTGCAGTATGCAAGGACAGACCCAGAGCCCCCTTCCTGGTGTTCATGGTCCCAGTTGCTCCTCTGGAGGTCCTAGCCAGGGAGGCCATCAGGAAGACATGGGGTGCTCCAGGTGAGGACACCTTAACTCTGTTCTATGTGGGTCTCCCTGATGGGGGACAGGTGTCCAGCAGCATCCAGGccgagctggaggaggagagtaggACACATGGAGACATCATCCAGATGAACTTCCAGGATAGCTACCAGAACCTGACAATCAAgaccatgatgatgatgaactgGCTGGCGACCCACTGCCCGGACGCCTCCTACGCCATGAAGGTGGACGCTGACGTCTTCGTGAATGTGTTCCACCTCATCAGGAGGCTGAGGAGGTCCCCCAGGCAGGGGTTCATCACGGGGTCCCTGATAAGCGATGGCAGACCGAGGAGGGACGGGAACAGCAAGTGGCACGTCTCGGAGGAGCTGTACCCGGAGGACAGCTTCCCACCGTACGTGTCCGGAGCCGGGTACGTCTTCTCCGCAGACCTGGCCGCCAGGATCTCCTGGGCGTCTAGGTTCGTCAGGATGATCCCCCTGGAGGACGTCTACGTGGGGCTGTGTCTGCGCGTGCTGAACGTCCGGCCGGTGTACTCCCTCAGCCTGCTGACCTTCAGGAACCTGTTTGAGATCCGACAGTTGGAGTACGACAGGTGCACGTTTGTCGGACTGGTCATCGCCAACAGATTTAAGCCATCACAGCTGCTGCACATGTGGCAGGACTTCTCCAAAGGCCACAGCAGCTGTTACCAAGTGTTTCACCGTTAA